In one window of Kitasatospora sp. MMS16-BH015 DNA:
- a CDS encoding multidrug effflux MFS transporter, whose product MSSQVVGAGPRTPYALLLCVLVSLSAAGLFASDVNLPGIPIAAHALGASLSSVQWTFSVFMIGIAFSQAVYGPLSDAYGRKPVIVVGLGLFTVASLLCASSTDIAVFTVGRLLQALGAGAGVVVGRAVISDLYEEKAAAQVFTTIMPIVGISPSVAPLLGGYLTQYVSWRAPFVVTAVIGLATLVTVLAAIPETLPRERRARRLAATIKVYPQLLRTPLFWAYTGNLVVAYGGYFGYLAVSPLLFQRMGLSTAATSYCYITVSVAYVLGNLWSRKLIRTQPVNRLLLRGHAFFLTGALLVLALGLSGAGRPWGLLILLFMPVMTLGNGFLLPLSMSAGVTNFRTVAGSASGLMGALQLSGASLGIFIASRLPQGNLAGLGWFVTIAALLGALLFTFLTRRPATPTATPLTQPTEPERPKAMAS is encoded by the coding sequence ATGTCTAGCCAGGTAGTCGGCGCAGGCCCGCGGACTCCGTACGCGCTGCTGCTCTGCGTGCTGGTCTCGCTCAGCGCGGCCGGCCTGTTCGCCTCGGACGTCAACCTGCCGGGCATCCCGATCGCCGCGCACGCGCTCGGCGCCTCGCTCTCCTCGGTGCAGTGGACCTTCAGCGTCTTCATGATCGGCATCGCCTTCTCGCAGGCGGTCTACGGCCCGCTCTCCGACGCGTACGGCCGCAAGCCGGTGATCGTGGTCGGGCTCGGGCTGTTCACCGTCGCCTCGCTGCTCTGCGCGTCCTCCACCGACATCGCGGTGTTCACCGTGGGGCGCCTGCTCCAGGCGCTCGGCGCCGGGGCCGGCGTGGTGGTCGGGCGGGCCGTGATCAGCGACCTCTACGAGGAGAAGGCCGCCGCCCAGGTCTTCACCACGATCATGCCGATCGTCGGCATCTCGCCCTCGGTGGCCCCGCTGCTCGGTGGCTACCTCACCCAGTACGTCAGCTGGCGGGCGCCGTTCGTGGTCACCGCGGTCATCGGCCTGGCCACCCTGGTCACCGTGCTCGCCGCCATCCCCGAGACCCTCCCGCGCGAGCGCCGGGCCCGGCGGCTGGCCGCCACCATCAAGGTCTACCCGCAGCTGCTCCGCACCCCCCTGTTCTGGGCCTACACCGGCAACCTGGTGGTGGCGTACGGCGGTTACTTCGGCTACCTGGCGGTCTCGCCGCTGCTCTTCCAGCGGATGGGCCTGTCCACCGCCGCGACCAGCTACTGCTACATCACCGTCTCGGTGGCCTACGTGCTCGGCAACCTCTGGTCGCGCAAGCTGATCCGCACCCAGCCGGTGAACCGGCTGCTGCTGCGGGGCCACGCCTTCTTCCTCACCGGCGCCCTGCTCGTGCTCGCCCTGGGCCTCTCCGGCGCGGGCCGCCCCTGGGGCCTGCTGATCCTGCTCTTCATGCCGGTGATGACCCTCGGCAACGGCTTCCTCCTCCCCCTCTCGATGAGCGCCGGCGTCACCAACTTCCGCACCGTGGCCGGCTCCGCCTCCGGCCTGATGGGCGCCCTCCAACTCTCCGGCGCCTCCCTCGGCATCTTCATCGCCAGCCGCCTCCCCCAGGGCAACCTGGCCGGCCTCGGCTGGTTCGTCACCATCGCCGCCCTCCTCGGCGCCCTCCTCTTCACCTTCCTCACCCGCCGCCCGGCCACCCCGACCGCGACCCCGCTCACCCAGCCCACCGAGCCGGAGCGGCCGAAGGCGATGGCCTCCTGA
- a CDS encoding DUF6282 family protein, protein MSGDLYSLGLGPTDGRGLGVPGTAGAAGPRLADAAFVDVHYHADPDAYRRRHSAVAAGRRYAEHGGWVVLKNHLGCTAAQAREAREQGQPVSGSTVLNSPAGGLDPQVVLGSYYRHGDGGGARLIVHLPTVTGRPHTSRLARDPGHPHLAAHPMPPLTVSEEDGRLRPVVLEILRMAKDLDLVVSTGHASGDEVRRLVDAAVELELPALMLNQPASPMTGLRYRDLAELALAPMVYTEQTALTYLLGYQSEEDFRQVLTLLPRTVYSSDLGQPSQPDVADWLALSASWFARFGLDPQRVREITRDTPAQLLGLGKENSDV, encoded by the coding sequence GTGTCCGGTGACCTCTACTCGCTGGGGCTCGGTCCCACCGACGGCCGTGGGCTCGGCGTCCCGGGCACTGCCGGCGCTGCTGGTCCGCGGCTCGCGGACGCCGCCTTCGTGGACGTGCACTACCACGCCGACCCGGACGCGTACCGCCGCCGCCACAGCGCCGTGGCGGCCGGGCGCCGGTACGCGGAGCACGGTGGCTGGGTGGTGCTCAAGAACCACCTCGGCTGCACCGCTGCCCAGGCCCGGGAGGCCCGGGAGCAGGGGCAGCCGGTCTCCGGCTCCACCGTCCTCAACAGCCCGGCCGGCGGGCTCGACCCGCAGGTGGTGCTGGGCAGTTACTACCGGCACGGGGACGGCGGCGGGGCCCGCTTGATCGTCCACCTGCCGACCGTCACCGGCCGGCCGCACACCAGCCGGCTGGCCCGCGACCCGGGCCACCCGCACCTGGCCGCGCACCCGATGCCGCCGCTCACCGTCTCCGAGGAGGACGGCCGGCTGCGTCCGGTGGTCCTCGAAATCCTGCGCATGGCAAAGGACTTGGACTTGGTCGTCTCCACCGGTCACGCCAGCGGAGACGAGGTGCGGCGCCTGGTGGACGCCGCGGTGGAGCTGGAGCTCCCGGCGTTGATGCTCAACCAGCCGGCCAGCCCGATGACCGGGCTGCGCTACCGCGACCTGGCCGAACTCGCCCTGGCCCCCATGGTCTACACCGAGCAGACGGCGCTCACCTACCTGCTCGGCTACCAGAGCGAGGAGGACTTCCGGCAGGTGCTCACCCTGCTGCCGCGCACCGTCTACAGCTCGGACCTCGGCCAGCCATCCCAGCCGGACGTGGCCGACTGGCTCGCGCTGAGCGCGAGTTGGTTCGCCCGCTTCGGTCTGGACCCGCAGCGCGTCCGCGAGATCACCCGCGACACCCCGGCCCAGCTGCTGGGGCTCGGAAAGGAGAACTCCGATGTCTAG
- a CDS encoding RraA family protein, giving the protein MSTVDLAAHPVATGVSRERLARLDTAALSDALDSLGIAGVLPGLAARVPGAVAFGPAYTVRYRPVADRAGFRNAANYLDEVPAGAVVVIDNGGSLTCTNWGSLLTAVARSRGLAGTVLHGSARDLAEVRELGYPLHSTGVTMVSGKNRVELDRVQVELEIGGTAVAPGDLIFADDNGVLCVPAARLAEVVDRAERVDATERRIRAAVEAGSRLDEARAAYRYDRPWEGLGAGAGAGTGAGTGTGAASGSEGVDGVR; this is encoded by the coding sequence ATGAGCACCGTCGACCTTGCCGCCCACCCGGTCGCCACCGGGGTGTCGCGTGAGCGGCTCGCCCGCCTGGACACCGCCGCCCTCTCCGACGCGCTGGACAGCCTCGGCATCGCCGGAGTACTGCCGGGCCTGGCGGCCCGTGTCCCCGGAGCGGTGGCCTTCGGCCCCGCCTATACCGTCCGCTACCGGCCGGTGGCCGACCGGGCGGGCTTCCGCAACGCGGCCAACTACCTGGACGAGGTGCCCGCCGGGGCCGTCGTGGTGATCGACAACGGCGGCAGCCTGACCTGCACCAACTGGGGCTCACTGCTTACCGCGGTGGCCCGCTCCCGGGGTCTGGCGGGCACAGTCCTGCACGGCTCGGCCCGGGATCTGGCCGAGGTCCGGGAGCTGGGCTACCCGCTGCACAGCACCGGGGTGACCATGGTGAGCGGCAAGAACCGGGTCGAACTCGACCGGGTGCAGGTGGAGTTGGAGATCGGCGGCACCGCCGTCGCCCCCGGTGACCTGATCTTCGCCGACGACAACGGCGTGCTCTGCGTGCCGGCCGCGCGGCTGGCCGAGGTGGTCGACCGGGCCGAGCGGGTGGACGCCACCGAGCGCCGGATCCGGGCGGCCGTGGAGGCGGGCTCCCGGCTGGACGAGGCCCGGGCCGCCTACCGCTACGACCGCCCCTGGGAGGGGCTGGGCGCGGGCGCGGGCGCGGGCACTGGCGCGGGCACTGGCACTGGCGCGGCTTCGGGTTCGGAGGGGGTCGACGGTGTCCGGTGA
- a CDS encoding isocitrate/isopropylmalate family dehydrogenase, whose product MTPTKKIAVLPGDGIGREVVDAALPVLDVLGAPVELIHGDLGWKCWQREGDPVPARTWELLAATDTALVGAVTSKPPREAEAELDPALRGRGLRYVSPVVQLRQRLGLYANVRPVENHLGRGRPYRFAVIRENTEGLYAGFDYAGAALPGELGTLVGSHPNAAASGPGGSAVSLRLLTRYGLEQLIRYAFEYARANDHTLVTWADKPNVLRESGQFAREVLERVATEYPGITAEVQNVDAVALWLVRRPERFGVIVAENMYGDILSDLGAGVMGGLGLAPSGNIGAAGSYFEPVHGSAPHLAGRDRANPAAMMLTLAMMLDHLGLAEAAREIPRAVRSVLRRGEVLTYDLGGSAGTAETAAAVVAACTDDSREPTAAVLTVGDELLNGDVVDTNASQAGKLLRTHGFRTRARRTVGDGEADISGGVAELLGHDLLVVIGGLGPTSDDRTRQGVAQALGRPLDHSAEAWAAVVERLERFGLVVHPDNERQALFPAGSELLPNENGTAWGSLTDQDGTKVVMLPGPPKECLPMLRTLLERIAPAKPQPEWPRWRTIGLIESDVAAAVDEAIAAEGVARLSPAYRWTYPYVDISLPTRTLPGLEKRISELLDGHVVSRRGRSAGEELAELLAGLSTATVELDDRLTGGRAEKLFGTALRPTQGAAHPVTVRAWAEGEQPEPDRWTGSLAMHCTVETVAGHRDYALVVPRRGPEVFDYAAEFVAWSVLRGLRSLYTPTLGKDH is encoded by the coding sequence GTGACACCAACCAAGAAGATCGCCGTCCTGCCGGGTGACGGCATCGGCCGCGAGGTCGTGGACGCCGCCCTGCCGGTGCTCGACGTGCTGGGTGCACCGGTGGAGCTGATCCACGGCGACCTCGGCTGGAAGTGCTGGCAGCGCGAGGGCGACCCCGTCCCGGCCCGCACCTGGGAGCTGCTCGCCGCCACCGACACCGCGCTGGTCGGCGCCGTCACCAGCAAGCCGCCGCGCGAGGCCGAGGCCGAGCTCGACCCCGCGCTGCGCGGTCGGGGCCTGCGGTACGTCTCACCGGTGGTCCAACTCCGCCAGCGGCTGGGCCTGTACGCCAACGTCCGCCCGGTGGAGAACCACCTGGGCCGGGGCCGCCCGTACCGGTTCGCGGTGATCCGGGAGAACACCGAGGGCCTGTACGCGGGCTTCGACTACGCCGGGGCGGCCTTGCCCGGCGAGCTCGGCACCCTGGTCGGCAGCCACCCCAACGCCGCCGCCAGCGGCCCCGGCGGCTCGGCCGTGAGCCTGCGGCTGCTCACCCGGTACGGCCTGGAGCAGCTGATCCGGTACGCCTTCGAGTACGCCCGGGCCAACGACCACACCCTGGTCACCTGGGCCGACAAGCCCAACGTGCTGCGGGAGAGCGGCCAGTTCGCCCGCGAGGTGTTGGAGCGGGTGGCCACCGAGTACCCCGGCATCACCGCCGAGGTGCAGAACGTGGACGCCGTCGCGCTCTGGCTGGTGCGCCGCCCCGAGCGGTTCGGCGTGATCGTGGCCGAGAACATGTACGGCGACATCCTCTCCGACCTCGGGGCCGGCGTGATGGGCGGCCTCGGGCTGGCCCCGAGCGGCAACATCGGTGCGGCCGGCAGCTACTTCGAGCCGGTGCACGGCAGCGCCCCGCACCTGGCCGGGCGGGACCGGGCCAACCCGGCCGCGATGATGCTCACCCTGGCGATGATGCTGGACCACCTGGGCCTGGCCGAGGCCGCCCGGGAGATCCCGCGGGCCGTCCGCTCGGTGCTGCGCCGCGGCGAGGTGCTCACCTACGACCTCGGCGGCTCGGCCGGCACCGCCGAGACGGCCGCCGCCGTGGTGGCCGCCTGCACCGACGACAGCCGGGAGCCCACCGCCGCCGTGCTCACCGTCGGCGACGAGCTGCTGAACGGCGACGTGGTGGACACCAACGCGAGCCAGGCCGGCAAGCTGCTGCGCACCCACGGCTTCCGCACCCGGGCCCGCCGCACGGTGGGCGACGGCGAGGCCGACATCTCCGGCGGGGTGGCCGAACTGCTCGGCCACGACCTGCTGGTGGTGATCGGCGGCCTCGGCCCGACCTCCGACGACCGCACCCGCCAGGGCGTGGCCCAGGCGCTCGGCCGGCCGCTGGACCACAGCGCCGAGGCCTGGGCGGCCGTGGTGGAGCGGCTGGAGCGGTTCGGCCTGGTGGTGCACCCCGACAACGAGCGGCAGGCGCTCTTCCCGGCCGGCAGCGAGCTGCTGCCGAACGAGAACGGCACCGCCTGGGGTTCGCTCACCGACCAGGACGGCACCAAGGTGGTGATGCTCCCCGGCCCGCCGAAGGAGTGCCTGCCGATGCTGCGCACCCTGCTGGAGCGGATCGCCCCCGCCAAGCCCCAGCCGGAGTGGCCGCGGTGGCGCACCATCGGGCTGATCGAGTCCGACGTGGCCGCCGCCGTGGACGAGGCGATCGCGGCCGAGGGAGTGGCCCGGCTCTCGCCCGCGTACCGCTGGACCTACCCCTACGTGGACATCTCGCTGCCCACCCGCACCCTCCCCGGCCTGGAGAAGCGGATCAGCGAGCTGCTCGACGGCCACGTGGTGAGCCGCCGCGGCCGCTCGGCCGGCGAGGAACTCGCCGAGCTGCTGGCCGGGTTGAGCACCGCGACGGTGGAGCTGGACGACCGGCTGACCGGGGGCAGGGCCGAGAAGCTGTTCGGCACGGCCCTGCGCCCCACCCAGGGCGCGGCGCACCCGGTCACCGTCCGGGCCTGGGCGGAGGGCGAGCAGCCCGAACCCGACCGCTGGACGGGCTCCTTGGCGATGCACTGCACCGTCGAGACGGTGGCCGGCCACCGTGACTACGCCCTGGTCGTGCCCCGACGTGGGCCCGAAGTCTTCGACTACGCCGCCGAGTTCGTGGCCTGGAGCGTGCTGCGCGGGCTGCGTTCGCTGTACACCCCGACGCTGGGAAAGGACCACTGA
- a CDS encoding alpha/beta fold hydrolase produces the protein MSAAPVTTQFAAPDGGGDSGSGTRHAVVLSPAMAVWDEGAFFAPVTELLLAAGYRVTVCDTLSLLAGESAGASLARIGQEPGAVLRGLADRWAAVVAGLGPVDLIGGAALGGATALALLSRPELRARPALLLSAPCRADGLLDARLGEIAALAADGRLGAAYGLLERYVTPEGASAGPAVPAVRDGAVPSAGAERIAQGLGLLRGLDLTKYAHELTGRQLHLYGESSQLVGLRHAVPGRHPQISAVAVPGAGMRPQYDSPEFVARAVREFLAALEGLEGVAP, from the coding sequence GTGAGCGCCGCCCCCGTCACCACGCAGTTCGCCGCTCCCGACGGCGGCGGCGACAGCGGCAGCGGCACCCGGCACGCGGTGGTGCTCTCCCCGGCGATGGCGGTCTGGGACGAGGGCGCGTTCTTCGCCCCGGTGACCGAGCTGCTGCTCGCCGCCGGCTACCGGGTCACCGTCTGCGACACGCTCTCGCTGCTGGCCGGGGAGTCGGCCGGTGCATCGCTCGCCCGGATCGGGCAGGAGCCCGGCGCGGTGCTCCGCGGGCTCGCGGACCGCTGGGCGGCAGTGGTGGCGGGGCTCGGTCCGGTCGACCTGATCGGGGGTGCCGCCCTCGGCGGCGCCACCGCCCTGGCCCTGCTCTCCCGGCCCGAACTGCGGGCCCGGCCCGCCCTGCTGCTCTCCGCCCCCTGCCGGGCGGACGGCCTGCTGGACGCCCGGCTCGGCGAGATCGCCGCCCTGGCTGCCGATGGCCGGCTCGGCGCGGCGTACGGCTTGCTGGAGCGGTACGTGACTCCCGAGGGCGCCTCGGCCGGACCGGCGGTGCCGGCGGTGCGGGACGGGGCCGTGCCTTCGGCCGGGGCGGAGCGAATAGCCCAGGGTCTCGGCCTGCTGCGCGGCCTCGATCTCACCAAGTACGCGCATGAGTTGACCGGACGCCAGCTCCATCTCTACGGCGAAAGCTCGCAGTTGGTCGGCCTCCGGCACGCCGTGCCGGGCCGGCACCCCCAGATCAGCGCGGTCGCCGTCCCGGGAGCCGGGATGCGGCCGCAGTACGACAGCCCGGAGTTCGTCGCACGAGCCGTCCGGGAGTTCCTGGCAGCACTTGAGGGCCTCGAGGGAGTGGCACCGTGA
- a CDS encoding 3-hydroxy-3-methylglutaryl-CoA lyase yields MLTTIDVTLRDGGYRNNFSFPEEYARTHAELSARAGLEWVEIAYRNGSFKPIPGIGPSGRGEDDYIRAFADLIGPDRVGMILHPKNVDPTDLDRMYRAGARLVRICLNAAEFGAGVDTVRRAKDLGFTVAVNFTRVTQQDRRQLVHAAAEVADLGTDVIYLADSNGSLTPDETRRLITSVGHVVPSAIGLHAHNNLGLALANSIAAVEAGATWIDASVLGMGKGPGNLATEQWLAYLTRRDAGTGYDLGTSLALAERLAASVAESTPELPLPDLLLGWFDLAVEHRAELDGHQIADQFAAAAVLAHAVPVA; encoded by the coding sequence ATGCTCACCACCATTGATGTCACCCTGCGCGACGGCGGTTACCGGAACAACTTCTCCTTCCCCGAGGAGTACGCCCGCACCCACGCCGAGCTCAGCGCCCGTGCCGGGCTGGAGTGGGTCGAGATCGCCTACCGCAACGGCTCGTTCAAGCCGATCCCCGGGATCGGCCCGAGCGGGCGCGGCGAGGACGACTACATCCGGGCCTTCGCCGACCTGATCGGCCCGGACCGGGTGGGCATGATCCTGCACCCGAAGAACGTCGACCCGACCGACCTCGACCGGATGTATCGGGCGGGCGCCCGGCTGGTCCGGATCTGCCTCAACGCCGCCGAGTTCGGCGCCGGCGTGGACACCGTCCGTCGGGCCAAGGACCTCGGGTTCACCGTGGCGGTCAACTTCACCCGGGTCACCCAGCAGGACCGTCGCCAACTCGTGCACGCCGCCGCCGAGGTGGCCGATCTCGGTACCGACGTGATCTACCTGGCCGACTCCAACGGCAGCCTCACCCCGGACGAGACCAGGCGGCTGATCACCTCGGTGGGCCACGTGGTGCCCAGCGCGATCGGCCTGCACGCGCACAACAACCTCGGCCTGGCACTGGCCAATTCGATCGCCGCCGTGGAGGCGGGCGCGACCTGGATCGACGCCTCGGTGCTCGGCATGGGCAAGGGCCCGGGCAACCTGGCCACCGAGCAGTGGCTGGCCTACCTCACTCGCCGGGACGCCGGCACCGGCTACGACCTCGGCACCTCGCTCGCGCTGGCCGAGCGGCTGGCCGCCTCGGTGGCCGAATCCACCCCCGAACTCCCGCTGCCGGACCTGCTGTTGGGCTGGTTCGACCTCGCGGTGGAGCACCGGGCGGAGCTCGACGGGCACCAGATCGCCGACCAGTTCGCCGCGGCCGCCGTCCTCGCCCACGCGGTGCCGGTCGCGTGA
- a CDS encoding LysR family transcriptional regulator gives MELRQLQYFVMVAEELHFGRAAERLHIVQSTVSQQVRRLERELGVCLFDRSSRVVALSSAGRRLLPRARAVLAAGDALTAEAHALAAPLGDALLLGTGTSLGSRLDLFLDAVAAHGSGLKVRFTNLDCDERIEQVRTGKLDGAFLRGITTVPGLRLLRLWEDRLVAALPAWHPLAEQSAVSLGQLRDLPLRIIPRERNAALYDLVVTACAEAGFRPIIGQPFTTQHDTFAEMAMGEAAWTVFYADNTAAAVTRRIAFREFAEGGPTVPVRLAVRADLRPERLRPLVAACQSASELLTGASAG, from the coding sequence ATGGAGCTCAGGCAGCTTCAGTACTTCGTCATGGTCGCGGAGGAGCTGCACTTCGGACGGGCGGCCGAGCGGCTGCACATCGTCCAGTCCACCGTGAGCCAGCAGGTGCGGCGGCTGGAGCGCGAGCTGGGCGTCTGTCTGTTCGACCGGTCCAGCCGGGTGGTCGCGCTCTCCTCGGCCGGGCGCCGGCTGCTGCCCCGGGCCCGCGCGGTGCTGGCCGCCGGGGACGCGCTCACCGCCGAGGCGCACGCGCTGGCCGCCCCGCTGGGCGACGCGCTGCTGCTCGGCACCGGCACCAGCCTGGGCAGCCGGCTCGACCTCTTCCTGGACGCGGTGGCCGCGCACGGCTCCGGTCTCAAGGTGCGGTTCACCAACCTGGACTGCGACGAGCGGATCGAGCAGGTGCGCACCGGCAAGCTGGACGGCGCCTTCCTGCGCGGCATCACCACCGTGCCGGGCCTACGGCTGCTCCGCCTCTGGGAGGACCGGCTGGTGGCCGCGCTGCCCGCCTGGCACCCGCTGGCCGAACAGTCGGCCGTCTCACTGGGCCAACTGCGTGACCTGCCGCTGCGGATCATCCCCCGGGAGCGGAACGCCGCACTCTACGACCTGGTGGTCACCGCCTGCGCCGAGGCCGGCTTCCGGCCGATCATCGGCCAGCCCTTCACCACCCAGCACGACACCTTCGCCGAGATGGCGATGGGCGAGGCCGCCTGGACGGTCTTCTACGCGGACAACACCGCCGCCGCCGTGACCCGCCGGATCGCCTTCCGCGAGTTCGCCGAGGGCGGGCCCACCGTCCCCGTCCGGCTGGCCGTCCGCGCCGACCTGCGGCCCGAGCGGCTGCGCCCGCTGGTGGCGGCCTGCCAGTCGGCCAGCGAGCTGCTGACCGGTGCCTCGGCGGGCTGA
- a CDS encoding DUF2617 family protein codes for MLTTLETSYTDTRAGDLAWCLGGEPLPALAVRDLRLDCPGTEPSGGGGATLGTLQLRLLGASHQVVLAAGPGECLETVACLPGRQTPLPARVAKQVAGWEYEFAARIEELPPHIFAARAQELLALVEGHPRALAGVFPGDPSAFTALVAHGDQNRVLWRTWHAYPQEGRLVCTRSSLVVRPADPAHRPRTGDPNRTD; via the coding sequence ATGCTCACCACACTCGAGACTTCCTACACGGACACCCGCGCCGGCGATTTGGCGTGGTGCCTGGGCGGCGAGCCGCTGCCCGCACTCGCGGTGCGGGACCTGAGACTCGACTGCCCCGGCACCGAGCCCAGCGGTGGCGGCGGCGCCACCCTCGGCACCCTGCAGCTGCGCCTGCTCGGCGCCTCCCACCAGGTCGTGCTCGCCGCCGGGCCGGGCGAGTGCCTGGAGACGGTCGCCTGCCTGCCCGGCCGGCAGACCCCACTGCCCGCCCGGGTCGCCAAGCAGGTGGCGGGCTGGGAGTACGAGTTCGCGGCCCGGATCGAGGAGTTGCCGCCGCACATCTTCGCGGCCCGCGCCCAGGAGCTGCTCGCCCTGGTGGAGGGGCACCCGCGCGCGCTGGCCGGGGTCTTCCCGGGCGATCCGAGCGCCTTCACCGCCCTGGTCGCGCACGGTGACCAGAACCGCGTGCTCTGGCGCACCTGGCACGCCTACCCGCAGGAGGGCCGGCTGGTCTGCACCCGCTCCTCCCTGGTGGTGCGCCCGGCCGACCCGGCGCACCGGCCCCGCACCGGCGACCCGAATCGCACAGACTGA
- a CDS encoding spermidine synthase encodes MINHLGEGPPTRPDTGPSPHPAPHASGPRPGRPGPAVPEGATRLRRHGRAHPRAARALVLLAAFVCAACGLVYELELVALGGYLLGDSMTQTSVVLSVMVFAMGVGSLLAKRLTRRPATFFALVECVLALIGGLSVLALYSSWAWLDRHGATTAGLVATTFVIGTLIGAEIPLLMTLIQRIRREDAGRAVADLFAADYVGALIGGLAFPFVLLPALGQATGALATGAVNALAGAAVVLWLFREEPSPRARLLLWTGCGLVLITLAVAAACTGAIERAARQALYGAQVRAAVRSGGHELVLAGGPAPRVPAQREAPLELFVDGRPVLCGPDEYREHEALVRPALGDGPRRRVLLLGGGDGLALREVLTDPAVAEVLVVEPDRALPELARTDPALAELGGHSFADPRARLVTADPLAWLRGHPSRPAASPTAPDAPADATDAPDTPAATDSPSAAAIPAAADQDGPFDVILADLPSSASGHDLTYTTAEFYGLAARRLAPDGRLAVRSGPLGPGLWAGEAGLRAAGLRTVPYAAAEGPNHCPRGPATGQTFVLAARDQPELALDPGAPPPRSLTTDSLRHSADRLAALRPDSPPAPRTLLD; translated from the coding sequence ATGATCAACCACCTGGGGGAGGGCCCACCCACCCGGCCGGACACCGGGCCCAGCCCGCACCCGGCCCCCCACGCGTCGGGGCCCCGGCCCGGCCGACCGGGACCGGCCGTACCGGAAGGCGCCACCCGGCTCCGACGGCACGGCCGCGCGCACCCGCGCGCGGCCCGCGCCCTGGTGCTGCTCGCCGCCTTCGTCTGTGCGGCCTGCGGTCTGGTGTACGAGCTCGAACTCGTGGCCCTCGGTGGATACTTGCTCGGCGACTCGATGACCCAAACCTCCGTCGTGCTCTCCGTGATGGTCTTCGCGATGGGGGTGGGATCGCTGCTCGCCAAGCGGCTGACCCGCCGCCCGGCCACCTTCTTCGCGCTGGTGGAGTGCGTGCTGGCCCTGATCGGCGGGCTCTCCGTGCTGGCGCTGTACAGCAGTTGGGCCTGGCTGGACCGACACGGCGCCACCACCGCCGGGCTGGTCGCCACCACCTTCGTGATCGGCACCCTGATCGGCGCCGAGATCCCGCTGCTGATGACCCTGATCCAGCGGATCCGCCGCGAGGACGCCGGCCGGGCCGTCGCCGACCTGTTCGCCGCCGACTACGTGGGCGCGCTGATCGGCGGCCTGGCCTTCCCGTTCGTGCTGCTGCCCGCCCTCGGGCAGGCCACCGGCGCACTGGCCACCGGCGCGGTCAACGCACTGGCCGGGGCGGCGGTGGTGCTCTGGCTGTTCCGCGAGGAGCCCTCGCCGCGGGCCCGGCTGCTGCTCTGGACGGGCTGCGGCCTGGTGCTGATCACCCTCGCGGTGGCGGCGGCCTGCACCGGCGCGATCGAACGGGCCGCCCGCCAGGCGCTCTACGGCGCCCAGGTGCGGGCCGCCGTCCGCAGCGGCGGGCACGAGCTGGTGCTGGCCGGCGGCCCGGCCCCCCGGGTGCCGGCCCAGCGGGAGGCGCCGCTGGAGCTCTTCGTGGACGGCCGCCCGGTGCTCTGCGGGCCGGACGAGTACCGCGAGCACGAGGCGCTGGTGCGGCCCGCCCTCGGCGACGGGCCCCGGCGGCGGGTGCTGCTGCTCGGCGGCGGCGACGGGCTGGCCCTGCGCGAGGTGCTGACCGATCCGGCGGTGGCCGAAGTGCTGGTGGTCGAGCCCGACCGGGCCCTGCCGGAGCTGGCCCGCACCGACCCGGCCCTGGCCGAGCTCGGCGGCCACTCCTTCGCCGACCCCCGGGCCCGCCTGGTCACCGCCGACCCGCTCGCCTGGCTCCGCGGCCACCCGTCCCGGCCGGCCGCCTCGCCCACCGCGCCCGACGCCCCCGCCGACGCGACCGACGCGCCCGACACCCCCGCCGCGACCGACTCCCCCTCCGCCGCGGCCATCCCCGCTGCGGCGGACCAGGACGGCCCCTTCGACGTGATCCTCGCCGACCTGCCGAGCTCGGCCTCCGGGCACGACCTGACATACACCACCGCCGAGTTCTACGGCCTGGCCGCCCGCCGGCTCGCCCCCGACGGCCGGCTGGCCGTCCGCTCCGGCCCGCTCGGCCCCGGGCTGTGGGCCGGCGAGGCCGGGCTGCGCGCGGCCGGGCTGCGGACCGTCCCGTACGCGGCGGCGGAGGGCCCGAACCACTGCCCGCGCGGGCCGGCCACCGGGCAGACCTTCGTGCTCGCCGCCCGCGACCAGCCCGAGCTCGCCCTCGACCCCGGAGCACCGCCCCCGCGCTCCCTCACCACCGACTCGCTCCGGCACTCCGCCGACCGACTGGCCGCTCTCCGGCCGGACTCGCCGCCGGCTCCGCGCACCCTGCTCGACTGA